The sequence TTGGAGAAAGGTGATGAGTCAGGCGGATCTGCATATGCGTCTGCATGTGTGTGAAAGGACGAGGAGGACCTGTGATCCGCTCACTGAAGGGGAGTCACTGAGTTCTCTGTGACGGTCTGCAGCGAGCGGATGTCGGGCGTCTGAGAAACTTTCCCTCTGAATccctaaaggaagaacaaatcCACCTTCTGCCACTTTCCTCTCTCTCCCTTTATAGTCTCTTACCCCAACCTCTTTGAACACATTTTCCCTGTATCGCCATGGATATCGGTGGCCTGACCACGGTGGTGGCCAACTCTGCCTACATCTCCGCCCGTGGGAGCTTCGATGGCACTGCCAACCCAGCCGTCAACCGGGACAAGAAGTACCGCTCCCGCCTGAAGCTGCCGCACATCACTGTTTGTGAAGGTCTGCGCGAAACCTTAGATCTGGGCTTCCAAACGGTCTGTGTGGAGCAGCCCATCGGCAAACGCCTCTTCCAGGAGTTCTTGGAGTCCAACAACGAGTACAAGGGCCCCAGCCGCCTGTGGAAGGATATCGAGGAATACAACATGGCCGAGGATGAGGACAGAGCCAGTAAAGCCAGCAAGATCCTGTCTCGGTACATGGAGCCCGGTGCCAAGTATTACTGCCCCTTTCTGCCAGAAAACGGCATCACAAAGGTCAAAGAGAAACACCAAGAGGCCGGCGACGACCTTTTCAATGAGACCATGGACAGCGTGATGGACTATCTGAAAGAGGTGCCCTACACTTTCTTCCTGGAGAGTATGTATCTGAAGAGGTTCCTGCAGTGGAAGTGGCTGGAGATGCAGCCCATAGGCGAGGACTGGTTTCTGGATTTCCGTGTTTTGGGTAAAGGTGGTTTTGGGGAAGTGTCTGCCTGTCAGATGAAAGGCACAGGAAAACTGTACGCCTGCAAAAAGCTCAACAAGAAGAGGCTAAAGAAGAGAAAAGGTTATGAGGTAAGAGTGTTGATAATGGATCCTCGCTCCATCCATCTTGTATTGTTGTTGCAATACAGCAGAGTGGTTAAAGGTGGATCCAAACCAGTTTGAGTATAATTTCtctagaaaacaaaataaaacggcAATATAAATAGAGCTCTGCAGATGAAAATCATCATTTTGAGTTGACGGTTTCTAGAGGTTTCTCTCCTTATGAATGCTGACAATGAGGTCTTGCGTCTGTTATCCAGTATTCAGCATTCATTTAATGGCACATTTCATTTTCAATAATGTCCCGATTTTGGGATCAAACAAATCTTATTTGATGTTGTCGTAACATTGCGGGGGCCCACAGGCCCGGGGGCCCTCAAGTGATCTTGACTTCTCACACAGAAGCCACACGTCAAATTCCTATTTGTACTTGTGTTtttgacaaatgtgtttttaatttctttagaaAGTGCATGAATAGAATATTTTGAAGGAGCAACAAGCGATATTTTACCACAGGGTGGTGCTTGAGTGCTGTCTTTAGATCAAAACAACATCTTTGACAAGCCGCCCCTCCTTTACCTTCTCAGCCGTCCTCTCCTATGCGCATACCTGTAAagtataaaaacacagcaaaacagccttacctttcggaggaacatttctagtgaagaagtaagtaactcataactataatgctgttagcaaaaggacattttgatctgctgggggtgTTCTCCACCATCTTCCAGCACTGCTCTGCTCTGATGGTGGTATTTtggggcagggaggggctgagccctgagtggcagctgttcacatgcatgtACATGTCGCCTGGCCCGGCTTTGTGAATAAGAGactgaaaaacaacacagagcgATGCGGTGTGATGTCATACCACAGTCTAACtataatattacctttagttcttcacatcactattttttacttctttctATGTAAAATAGTTAAATTTCgcttatttctcctttaaagaACTTAAAATTCTTTGAAATGCACTCATATATAGGATTTCCACGACACGATAAATGTACTCGTGTTGCGGGTTTTGTTGCTGTGTTCTGTCCGTTTGTTTTTGGTTGAAACATCTGGGCCACCGTAGAAATCTCAATAACCCCAGTTGTATAGTTGTGCTGCTTGTTCatcaatcaaacatttttggAGATCATATATGTGCTAGAGACACATTTCAGCAAATTACtccaaaaagaaattacagctttCAGCGTAGCCTTGATCAAACTGGCTTTGCTAAACTTTACAGAGTCTATATTGAAGCACTCCGGACACGTCAGAGATTAACTTTCCTTCACCATTTAATTACTTTTACTAATTTAACAAATGATGAAAAGGGCCTCATCTGAGGGTTGAGTAAAACACACTGTGTGATTAAGTCGACTGAATTGTTGGCTTGCTGGTAAACTATGAAATTTAGGGATTTTAAATTCACACATTCAGGAATagatgattttaaacaaatactATTTGTGCCGTGGAGGCAGGTAAATGACCACCAAATCACATTCTGCTCTGGGACGACCATCTTGGGTCAGCTCTGCCTCTCTTCCATTGACATCATGCCTTACAGGTTAAGCACAAACACATGATCAGCAGATTGAACAGCTACAACATATCCTCAACACTGGGCTGGAGATTCATGAAAGGCCTATGAGGGAGCGCTGCTCTATCATGAATTAAGATGTTCCCGAGTGTTTACTGATACTGCTACCTGATACTTTTCTTTGTCTGTAGGGTGCGATGGTGGAGAAGAGGATCTTGGCTCGGGTTCACAGCAGGTTCATTGTCTCTTTGGCTTATGCCTTCCAGACAAAAATCGAGTTATGTCTGGTCATGACCATCATGAACGGAGGAGATCTCAGGTCGGTTCTTTTGCCAACACTTGTTGTTGGTGGTTTCACGTCATCTGCTCAAAATGTACACGGTGTCTTCAGGGTCCTGCCTCTGATCAACACCTTTGCTTCCAGGTATCACATCTACAACGTGGATGAGAACAACCCAGGCTTCGATGAGCCGCGGGCCTGTTACTATGCTGCGCAGATCATCCAGGGCATGGAGCACCTCCACCAGAAGAGGATCATCTACAGAGACCTGAAGCCAGAGAATGTGCTGCTGGACAATGAGGGTcagaaacacactgaacatAAAGGAAAAACGGTGGATTTTAGCTCACTGTACAGTTTAATTATAACTCTCTAGTTTCATTAGATAAAGTCTTGCTTTAAATATTAGATTCTGCAGCTAATCTGTCAGCATGAACTAGTTGTTCCTCAGTGTTCATGCCAAAACACTTAGAAGAATAACTCACAGTTTAAGATTTAGCTGTCCAGAGAAATGCACTGCAAATGTATTATATGAGAAACAGTATTCTAGTGCTGATGTGTGTTTAAGCTATAAGGTAAATAAATCTATTCAGTAGAAGACaggaaagaggaagaaaacagattattattattattattattattattattattattattattattattattattattattattattattattattattattattattattatttttgtaagtgaaaatctgaaatgagtggcttgtatttgtattttgccACCCTTTACTCGAGTTACCATAcataaaattcagtgcaactTTGGCCAGACACTGCCTATTTACTCACAAGAACGTAATAAGAGCTCAATTCAACTGAgaaatttaaacttttcttgTATTTATAAGGGTTTAAAAGCACCATTAGACAGAGTACATCACTTCTGTGTCAGATATGTTTGATACGACACCTCTTACCAGCAGTTAATGTATTTTCATGAGAAAATTATGTTGGTTAGTTAGAGAATGAGCAGATCTGGACTTTTCAgtcccattttatttatttttttcctcacaggTAACGTACGAATCTCTGATCTCGGTCTGGCTGTGGAGCTGGCTGATGACCAGTTCAAAATCAAGGGCTACGCTGGAACTCCAGgtacaggaagaaaacaaacattttactccTTAGATTTATGTCTTTGGGACTCTTTTAATATGTTAGATTTTAAAGTTTTGCATTAGTCAAAATCAGGTTTCATAAATTTTTATATGTTATATTAACTTTGAAAATTACtctagacaataatttaatatagcacatttaatatagcaaaaaaaaaatcataataagTTTTTTAATGTAGAAGAAATTCCAGGAAAGGCTGCTATGgtaaagaaaaagtatttatttgcaTTACTAAGTTTGACATCAATTTCTGTGCATGTATGAAACCCAAAGTTCTCACAAAAGACAGAAAACGGTTCCTGAAACTATCAGGGATTTTCTTTGTCCACATAACAAAATgatttttattctattaaaaaactctgtttctgtgtcctttTTTAATTCTGACTGAATATAAAGAGACAGgatctaaaattatttaaacgAGTTTAAGTTATGaggaaaataatttctttttaaaaacaaatctatgTGATTGAGCATTAACTGACTAAAGcactaaacaaaaataattattttattattgtttgccatttctttttattttttatttgttattttgaatcaaatttgaatattttctcTGCTTCAGCTCACACGATGTgactctcttcttcttctgcgcAGGTTTCATGGCTCCTGAGCTTCTTAAAGGAGAAGAGTACGACTACTCTGTGGATTATTTCACGCTGGGGGTCACGTTGTATGAGTTCCTGGCTGCCAAGGGGCCTTTCAGGAGCCGTGGAGAGAAGgtgggtgggaaaaaaaaggggtgtgtgaataaataagaaccttcttgattttaaaaatctaaatttgacCAAAATTTAAATGCAGGTTTGATTTGTCTCGTCAGGTGGAGAACAAGGTGGTGAAGAAACGGATTCTGAATGATCCAGTCACCTACCCAGAAAAGTTCAGTGAGAGCGCCCGGTCCATCTGCGAGGGTCTGCTGTGCAAAGAGGTCGACCAGAGGCTCGGATTCAAGGACGGCTCGTGTGATGAGCTGAGGGCTCACCCCTTCTTTAGGGAAATTAACTGGAGGAAACTGGACGCAGGTCAGTTTGTGGCAAGCACAAAGGTGCAGTCACAACCTGTAGGTGTCACTATTGTGacatttttgcaccatattcaagagaaaaaagatcaaataaatCCCCTCCCCACCCATCCTTAAAGGGAActctataaaaacaacaataaatagaaaaagaaacatgaaataGATCAAATGATTGTCTGGAAGACCTATGTGTGTTTAAACTTTTACTGGATGCAGTTTCTACAAACACATTTGGGACATTGAAACATTGCCTTTTAGCTGTTGCCAAACATTACATGAGATATTCCTGGGCTTGAAGGCAATCAGATAACAatgaaactaattaaaaaagcaGCAGGCACATCTCTATGGGtagggtttttttgtttgtttgtttaaaggtGACATATCGTGCAAAATTCACCTTTTTAGCCTTTAAACACAGTTTGTTGTGTATTTGGAGTCTCTAGgggtgcagaaaagttgaatgtagcCTATACGGGTGCtatgtagatatctttatattctattTGGGTCATATTTCAAGCTgtgcagttttctctgttctctatgtTTTATGAACAGTTatatcacagtatttgctgcggagctgctgCACAAGGACATTAACTTCTGGCCAAACATTCTGCCAtattgtttctttcttcttctttttttttctttttttttgtgattaagTAGTCcgagctgaaggatgctgaagctacaagtctatgagtcaaaatgtttggttgttgggtgtattaacacTCACAATTccttacaccgtcccccagcatgctACAAAATATGCCCGGATGGGGCGCAGTGGGATGCTCTGCTACCTGGAGGAGACCAGGGTATGAAGGACCTCCCttaaatttaaagagacagcaccaaaacgagttgctctcagacacacctcaaaACAGGGGTAAAAGAAGGTCTGAGGGGCAACAACAGACCCaaacattgcagttccactttatatagaccacaaccgaatgatttcaatgtgaaaagaaagaattGAAAAGCAGGatatatgtcccctttaaagagaATAATAGAGCATAACCCGGGGCAAGTATCTCAGTctttaaaagattatttttcaaatatttttcacaaatttATTGTTGGTAGCAAGAACCCACAGCATATGAGTTTATTATACTTATGAGTTTGGGTCAGTTGTGTTCTGTGGGTAAATGGATTCATGCATCTGTAGAGACAGTGGGCCTTCCCCACTCAGACTAGTCTTCAAAGTGCAAACAAATGTAGAGACACCCAAGAACAACCAGTCAGTCTGCTGTTACTTTGTTGACAAGAGTTGCTTAAATTTTATTGTCCTACTAAAATCGCGTCGGGTCTGATCACATTTCTGTACAACaaccttcactgcaaaaacggaacttaaaataaataaaatgttcttaaaattagtgtatttgtccttgattggtaaataagataatttgacaatggaataagatttttgcacttaaaataggaacaactcatctccatcatcttatttcaagtgcaggatgtctaattatcttattttaggagtcaaaatactcattccattggcaaacaatcttatttacctgctcaaatcaaggacaaatacacaaattttaagaacattttacttatttttagatcc comes from Fundulus heteroclitus isolate FHET01 chromosome 4, MU-UCD_Fhet_4.1, whole genome shotgun sequence and encodes:
- the grk1a gene encoding rhodopsin kinase GRK1; translation: MDIGGLTTVVANSAYISARGSFDGTANPAVNRDKKYRSRLKLPHITVCEGLRETLDLGFQTVCVEQPIGKRLFQEFLESNNEYKGPSRLWKDIEEYNMAEDEDRASKASKILSRYMEPGAKYYCPFLPENGITKVKEKHQEAGDDLFNETMDSVMDYLKEVPYTFFLESMYLKRFLQWKWLEMQPIGEDWFLDFRVLGKGGFGEVSACQMKGTGKLYACKKLNKKRLKKRKGYEGAMVEKRILARVHSRFIVSLAYAFQTKIELCLVMTIMNGGDLRYHIYNVDENNPGFDEPRACYYAAQIIQGMEHLHQKRIIYRDLKPENVLLDNEGNVRISDLGLAVELADDQFKIKGYAGTPGFMAPELLKGEEYDYSVDYFTLGVTLYEFLAAKGPFRSRGEKVENKVVKKRILNDPVTYPEKFSESARSICEGLLCKEVDQRLGFKDGSCDELRAHPFFREINWRKLDAGILTPPFVPDSKTVYAKDLDNVGAFSTVKGVALEDADKEFFDEFATGNIPIPWQEEMIETGIYGELNVWGPGGALPNDLRRESILEQPPKSSTCAVS